From the Glycine max cultivar Williams 82 chromosome 11, Glycine_max_v4.0, whole genome shotgun sequence genome, the window aaatgacttaaataaaatggcttaagcacgtcaaaagggggtataaaaagtaaatgaaacgagaataaaaatacacgaaacacaatgtggaccaccacgggtacatagaatgaatcaaaaagcttggttcgaggtacttacccattgaagatcgaagaacaatgaagaacgaatgaagaacgtcgaagaacggttgaaaccttttgcgaaattcttcacggaaacgttacggaaacgtttcggaagcgcctcggcttagattttcttcatggaaacaatttttccaagcaaattcgaaagagagagaagtgcctaaggggctgaacccttttcttcttcacttcctcccctatttatagcaaaataggggagatgcttgccgcccagctcgcccaggcgagccaggttgcttcctccagaagcaacagccttatggaggaatcttctggagggcccaagtgggcctgattgctatttacacccccctttttactaaatgcacccccattttctatttttttgtaattctttttccgtaacgttacgaaactttacgaattccgtaacgatacttattttccttccgtaaggttacgaatccttacggattatgtatttactcctttTTATCTTTCGAAgaagtcacggaaacttacggattgcgcaaaaacacctctttttgacttccgccacattatgGAATTTCACGGAACGCGCAAGCCCGCTTCCTTTCGATTTCTGAGATGTCTTGGGACTTCATTtatcgcatgtcatcaagtaataatccccggacgaaattagggtatgacatgtgGCCAGTTGGGTTTTCCTTTTTCCTATCTTGGAATTCCAGTGGGTTCGTCCTCTAAAAGCTGAAATGTTTGTCAACCTCTTATTAGCAAGTTTGAATCTAGATTGGCTAAGTGGAAGCAGAGATGTTTATCTTTGGGGGGCAGGATATCCCTTATCAATTCTGTCCTATCAGCCATTCCTATTTATCTGTTGTCTTTCTTTAAAATTCCCAAAAAAGTGGTCCAAAAAGCAGTATCTATCCAGAGGAATTTTCTATGGGGAGGGGGTGTTGAGGCAGCCAGGATTGCATGGGTAAATTGGGACACTGTGTGTCTTCCCAAGAGCAAAGGAGGGCTAGGGATTAAAGACCTAACCAAGTTCAATGAAGCCTTGCTTGGTAAATGGGGTTGGGAATTGGCAAACAACCACAATCAGCTTTGGGCTAGAGTCTTGCTATCTAAATATGGAGGGTGGAATACCCTATGTTCTGGTAGGGACAGTGCTCATTTTTCTCAATGGTGGAAGGACTTGAGGTCTGTTTTTCAACAACATCACAACAATAGCCTCATTAACAATTTCAGATGGAAGGTGGGTGATGGGTCAAGACTCAAGTTTTGGAAAGATAAATGGAGGGAGGGTGACTTGAGCCTAAAGGATAAATACCCAAGCTTGTACAACGTTAGTACTCAGCAGAACCATTTAATCAACTCAATGGGTATCTTAGTGGATAATAGATAGAGTGGAAGTTTCAATGGAGGAGAAACCTTTTTGACCATGAAGTTGATATGGCAGCAGCTTTTATGGCAGACATTGTTGAGTTTCAAATTCAACCAGCAAGCAGGGACCTTCTGCTATGGGGGCTTGATACTGTTGGACCATATTCCACAAAGGCAGCTTATAGCTTCTTGAAGGATGATGACAACCAGGTTACTGAAGATAGTGACTTCAAGTCAATCTGGAATCTCAAAATTCCACCTAGAGCAAGTGCTTTTTCTTGGAGATTATTCAAGAACCGAATCCCTACCAAGGTTAACTTAAGGAGGAGACATGTGGAGCTGCCTTCCTATAACTGCCCGCTGTGCGATGAGGAGGAGGAAACAGCTGGTCATATCCTGTACTCATGTATAAAAACTAGGACTCTTTGGTGGGAGACTATGAGTTGGGTCAATAGAGTGGGTCCTTTTTCCACTGAGCCTAGAGATCATTTTAAGCAATTCTCTCTGTGGAGTGGAAAAAGTTCAGTGGATCATAGATGACAAGTCCTATGGGTAGCTCTATCCATGACTATTTGGAAGCATAGAAACTCTATGGTTTTTAACAACCAGAATTTCTGCTCTGAAAAAGTCATGGATGAAGCTTTATTTCACACTTGGTCTTGGTTAAATGGCATGGAGAAAAGTTCCCATAGCCATTTTAACCAATGGTCTACTAGGCTAAAGGCAGAATTGTCCTAGGATGTGTGAGGATAGGGTTGTTATCTTATGTGATTCTTTTTGTAGCTGGGGTTTGGCAGATTCTACCTTTGTAATTCTTAACCTTCAGTACATCTAGTACTGAAGTGTATATTAATACAATCATATTTTtgcagtgcaaaaaaaaaaaaagccttatGTCCAGATTTAATGAATTGGAGATCAAATCTGCAGTTTGGAATTGGAGATCAACTGTGAAAAGACTAGGAGTCTTTGGTGGGAGACAATGAGATGGGTTAATAGAGTGGGTTCCTATTCCATAGATCCAAAGaatcattttttacaattcaccCAGTGGAATAGCAAAGATAGTACCAACAAAAGATGGGAATTTCTGTGGCTAGCCCTGTCCTTCTCCATTTGGTACCATAGAAATGCCAAGATATTCAAGAACCAGCCGTTCACTCCTGAAAAGGTCATGGATGATGCCTTGTTCCACACCTGGTCCTGGATAAAATGTGTGGAGAAGGACTTCCaaatgcactttaatttctggtCAACCAATCTAAAGGATGTTCTTTCTTAGAGGGGATGGGTTTGTATTTTTGTGGGCTATATTCGGTCTCTCCTAATGGGATGCAAACTGTAATTGTCTTGCTTTTTAACTTTGTATcttcagtacacctagtactgaatttcatatataatatattgatttttgctgtgcaaaaatAAATGTCTCTTTGTAATCTGTAGTACCACTactaattatcaatataaattatctttgcagttaaaaaaaaaatattaaacagaaCAGTACCACAGgtactgaaaataaaagatacaagacacaaaagtgccaccttccaaaaagcaaaacaaacccAACAATAACCCAGCACAAGGACCCCAATACATATAATCAGAAATTTAACCAAAGGCCATCATAAGCACCTTTTGAGGTTCAAAAGGAATGCATTGAAACAGCAAGGAATTCCTAAGCAATCAGCAgacctttctatttctattttttacacatttaaaactcaaacatataaaataaaaactatataacaaactaacaaagataaagacaaaaaaaaaggaaatataaactcACCTCAGTTGATGCTGCTGCCCATCATTTCACTCTCACAACAAATACGAATCATGTACCTGCATGGAAGAAATAATCACACAACACACAATGATCAGAATAAgcaaatgcatataattaagcatgatacaatatcaatattcatggaagtaacaatgacttgtcaaaaatttggatgaaattcaatatgtaaattaaagctttgtccctgaaaccctctgtgtaaatcaaagctttgtcccTGAAACCCTCTATGTAAATTTGACAGCCTCATGTCTCCCTTCCTGAAAACCCACTAAAAACTGTCTAACCCCCCTGCTGTTACTCCATAATTTATTCTACAATAACTACTTAAGGCAGTTACATATGGTCCTAAATCACTACACATTCAGTTACGATTAACCCTTTGTGCCTAATTAGGGTTTCGAAACATCACAACAGAGACAgaccattgaacaatggattttcatcattaacatacaacagagacataccttcgatggaagcgcagacacgaactccacaaacgcgaactcgacaatgtggttgcagtcacagAAGCGCAGCCCAGTTTGCGACAAACACGAACTCaggaagaaggagaaacaaCAATAAAGCCCTGGGTTAAAACGAtgaacgcctaatgttaaaacgacgaacgcctaatgttaaaacgaaaggacgtacctcaatggataagtgccaaagacgatctccacaaacacgatctccacaatgtggttgcagtcatgGAAGCACAGGCGACTTTGacacaaggagaaagaagaagaacgatatgGTTCAAGcgcaaggagaaagaagaagaacgatagggttcaagcgcgcgggttgtgcaatttc encodes:
- the LOC113000927 gene encoding uncharacterized protein is translated as MAAAFMADIVEFQIQPASRDLLLWGLDTVGPYSTKAAYSFLKDDDNQVTEDSDFKSIWNLKIPPRASAFSWRLFKNRIPTKVNLRRRHVELPSYNCPLCDEEEETAGHILWGLADSTFVILNLQYIYLELEINCEKTRSLWWETMRWVNRVGSYSIDPKNHFLQFTQWNSKDSTNKRWEFLWLALSFSIWYHRNAKIFKNQPFTPEKVMDDALFHTWSWIKCVEKDFQMHFNFWSTNLKDVLS